The nucleotide window AGGAGGTGAAGACCGGGCTGCCGGCCAGGTACATGCCGGCCATGGCGACGGTGACGGCGATGCCAGAGGTGAGCACGGCCCGCCCGGACGTCGCCGCGGCCCGCTCCACCGCCTCCGACGTGCTCGCCCCGTGCCGACGCTCCTCGCGCACCCGGCGGACGTAGAACAGCGCGTAGTCGACCCCGACGGCCATGCCGATCAGCAGCACGACGCTGGAGGCGCTGGCGTCGACGGGGCTCAGCTGGGAGACCAGCCCGAGCAGGCCCAGGGCGCCGCCCACCGCGGTGAGCCCGAGCAGCACCGGCACGCCGGCGGCCAGCAGCGCCCCGAAGGCCACCAACAGGATCAGCAGCGTCACCGGCAGGCTGAGCAGCTCAGCGCGCTGGAAGTCCTCGTCGAGCTGCGTGCCGACCACGGCGTCCAGCGAGCTGTCGCCGGCCTCGGTGACCAGCAGGTCGGGGTGCGCGTCCTGCACCCCGGCGACCGCGGCGAGGACCGGGCGCACGGCGTCCTCGGCGGCGACGTCGGCCTTGGTGCCGGTGCGCCCGCCGACGTCCAGGGTGACCGGGACGAGCAGCGCCGTCCCGTCGGCCGACGGCAGCGCGTCACCGACGGCGGCGACGCCGTCCAGCCCCCGGACGGCGGTGGCGACGTCGGCGGCGGCCGACGCCCCGCCCGTGCCGAGCGCCGACCCGTCCCGCGTCTGCACCAGCACCTGCTCCACCGGCGGGTCGGGGAAGCCCGCGTCGGCGACGACGACGTCGGTGCGCCCGGACTCCCCGCTGCCGCTCTGCGCATCGGTCAGGGTCCTCGTCCCCGCCGCACCGCCGGCCACCACGGCCAGCGCGACCGCGAGCACCCACAGGGCGATCACCGTCCAGCGGTGCCGGGCGCTCCACCGGGCGATGCGGACGACGACGCCGTCCGGTCGTGGGCGGTGGACGGGCGTGGAGGGCAGAGCTGTCATCACGGGCACGCTCACGGCGGCGCCTTCCGGCTCGGGCGCCGCGGGTGCGGCGTCTCTGCCTCGAGCCTGTGGGAGCGCTGTGCCCGGGTCAGTGCCGCTGGCTGGCCGCTGCGGGTCGGGCCGGCCCGACCCTCCCGGCGGCGGTCAGCCCGACGAGCGGACGGCGCCGGACGCCGACGGGCCGCACCCGGCGAGGAGGACCCCGCCGGGTGCGGCCCGTCGTCGACCGGTCAGCTGCGGAGGTAGGCCAGGGTCGCCAGCACGCGGCGGTGCTGGTCCTCGTCCTGGGCCAGACCGAGCTTGGCGAAGATGTGCTGGGTGTGCTTCTCCACCGCACCGGGCGTGACCACCAGCTCCCGGGCGATCGCGGTGTTCGAGTGGCCCTCGGCGATCAGCCCGAGCACCTCCCGCTCGCGGGGGGACAGCGACCGCACCGGGTCGTCGCGCCGCCGCCGGGCGAACAGTTGGGAGACCACCTGCGGGTCCAGCACGGTGCCGCCGGCCACGACGTCGTCCAGGGCGGAGAGGAACTGCTCGACCTGGGCGACCCGGTCCTTCAGGAGGTAGCCGACCCCGCCGGCACCGTCGGCGAGCAGCTCGTCGGCGTAGGCGACCTCGACGTACTGCGACAGCACCAGCACCGCCGTCGAGGGCACCAGCCGGCGCGCCTCGACCGCGGCCCGCAGCCCCTCGTCGGTGTGGGTGGGCGGCATCCGGACGTCGACGACGGCGACGTCGGGGCGGTGCTCGACGACCGCACGCACCAGGTGCGGGCCGTCACCGACCGCGGCCACGACCTCGGTGCCGGCCTCGCCGAGCAGGCGGACCAGCCCCTCGCGCAGCAGGACCGAGTCCTCGGCGAGCACGACGCGCATGGGCCGGTTCAGCGGCACGGGACCTCTCCGATCAGTCGGGTGGGACCGCCCCGGGGGCTGTCCACGGTGAGCACGCCGTCCACGGCACGCAGCCGGTCGCTCAGCCCGGCCAGGCCGTGCCCGGGGGCGAGGACCGCGCCGCCGGCGCCGTCGTCCTCGACCTCCACGCGCAGCCGGTCGTCCTCGAGGTCGACCGAGACGCGGGCCAGGGTGGCCGCGCTGTGCTTGGCGACGTTGGCCAGTGCCTCGCTGACCAGGAAGTAGGCGGTGTTCTCCACGACCGGGGGGAGGCGCTGCCCCAGCGGCAGCGACACGGCCAGGTCGACGGCGACGGGGGAGCGGGCGGCGATCGCGGTGAGCGCCGCGGTGAGCCCGCGGTCGGCGAGCACCGGCGGGGCGATCCCGCGGGACAGCGCCCGCAGCTCCTCCAGCGTCTCCCGGGTCTGCTCGGCCGCCTCGGTCAGCGTGGCGCGGGCGCCCTCGGGGTCGGTGTCGATCATCCGGCGGGCCCGGTGCAGGTCCATGCTCAGCCGCACCAGCCGCTGCTGCGGGCCGTCGTGGATGTCGCGCTCCAGCTGCCGCAGCGCGACCGCCTCGGCGGCCACGGCGGCGTCCCGGCCCTGGGACAGCCGGCCGATCTCGGCCTGGGTGCCGGCCCGGGAGGTGAGCAGCGCGCGCCCCAGCTGGGCCTCCAGCAGCGCCATCGCCCGGGTCACCGGCGGCAGGGTGAGCAGCAGGACCAGCCCGAGGACGGCGTTGAAGACGATGCGGACCGTCAGTCCCTCGCCCAGACCCAGCAGCTCGGGCAGCTCCTGGGAGTCGGGCCCCTCCGGCAGTGCCCATCCCCAGCCGGCGTAGCCGAGACCACCGAGCGCGCCCGCGCACCAGGTCACGACGACGGCGAACGAGACCACCGAGACGACCAGGTGCAGCACGGCGTGCAGGGCGTCGAGCCAGTACTGCGGCTCGCGCAGCGGGGCGACCATCCGCTGGGGCAGCCCCTGCGCCGGGTCGACCGGCCGGTAGACCGGGCGGGGGAGCGTCCGCCCCAGCACGGCGGGCAGCCGGCGCCGCTCCAGCGTCGCCAGGCCACGGGCGCAGAAGAGGGTGCCGACCAGCACCGGCAGGCCGATCCAGATGATCAGCAGACCGGCGCCGAGCGCCAGCCCGACGACCACCACGAGGAAGGCGACCAGCGCCAGCGGGAAGCCGAGCAGCACGTAGCCGGTGTCGACGCCGACCTGGCGCCACCGGCGCCGCAGCCCGGTGCGTGCGGTCGGGGAGGTCACGGGCACCAGCCTCGTCCGGTCGCCCTGCGCAGCCCCAGCCCGCTGGCTGGTCACTGCCGGGTCGGGCTGTCCCGACTGCTGCACCGTCATCTCGCCTGCGGATGCTCCCGGCGGGCGGGCACGGTGTCCAGCACCGATCGGGTGACGGGCCCCGCACCGGACCGCGGGGTCCCGCCTAGGGTGACGGGGCCGTCCATGAGGTCGCGCCCTCCGACCCGCGTGCCGCGCGGGCGGTACGACCCACCGGGGAAGTTGATGATGCGCTCCACCACCGCCGTCCTGCCCGCCGCGCTGGCCCTGGCGCTCCTCGCCGGGTGCACCGGTGGCGGCGAGCCCGCCGCGGGGGACGCCGCCGCCTCCAGCTCCGGCACGACCGCGGAGCCCGCCGCCGTGGTCACCGCGGCGCCGGCAGCCAGCCGCACCCTCGTCCCCGACGCCGACCCCGCGGCCGCCGCGGTGTCGGCCAGCCGCGCGGTGTTCCGCAGCTCCCCGGTCGCCGTCGTGGCCGGCCCGGACGACGACGCCGGCCAGCTCCTCGGCGCGGTGGCCGCGGTCGGGCTGGGCGTGCCGCTGCTCCTCGGCGGGTCCGACGCCGTGGGCGCGGAGCTGGACCGCCTCGGCGTCACCTCGGTGCTGGCCGTGGGCGAGGACGCCGCGCTCCCGGCGGGCGAGGACGCGCAGGTGGTCGCCGTCCCCGCCGACGCCGGTGCGGTGGCGCAGGCCACGGGCCTGGAGCTCGGGGCGGGCCAGTCGGTCCAGCCGGCCGACCGGGCGGCTGCCGTGGCTGCGCTGGGTCCGGACTCCCTGCCCGCGCTCGCGGCCGGCGCCGACCCGTCGTCCGCCGACCCGTCCGCTGCCCCGTCGTCCGCCGGCTCGTCGTCCTCCGATGCTCCGTCGTCCTCCGCTGCTCCGTCGTCCGCCGCTCCGGCGGCCGACCCGGGCCGGCTGCCCGGGGTCCGCCGGGCCGCGCCGCTGGCCGACGTCGTCGTCCTGGCCAGCGGTTCCGCGGACTCGCTCGCCGGCATCGCCACCGCCCGCGCCGCCGGCGCGGACGTGCTCCTCACCGGTGGGACCGCCGACCCGCGGGGCTCGGCCGAGGTCGTCGACCGGCTCGCCGGGAAACCGTCGTTGGTCGTGCTGGGCGCCGACCTCGCCGCCGCCCCGGGCATCGACTGGAAGCTGGACACCGCGGCCAGCGGCACCCAGCTGCCCGGCGGCGGTCAGCTGCTGTTCCCGGAGCACATGCTGGTCGCGCTGTACGGCATCCCGGGCAGCGGTTCGCTCGGCCTGCTGGGCGAGCAGGACCTGCCGGCGGCGATCCAGCGGGCGAAGGACACCGCCGACGAGTACCGGCCGCTGGTCGACACGACCGTCGTCCCGACCTTCGAGATCATCGCCACCGTCGCCTCCGGCGAGGCCGGCCGCGACGGCAACTACTCCGGTGAGCAGGACGTCGAGGCGCTGCGCCCCTGGGTCGAGGGTGCCGGCGCGGCCGGGCTGTACGTGGTGCTGGACCTGCAGTCCGGGCGCTCGGACTTCCTGTCCCAGGCCAAGGACTACCAGTCGCTGCTCGAGCTGCCCTACGTCGGCCTGGCGCTGGACCCGGAGTGGCGGCTGGACCCCGGCGAGCTGCCGCTGACCCAGGTCGGCCAGGTGGGCGTCGACGAGGTCAACCAGGTCGTCACCTGGCTCGCCGACCTGACCCGGGAGAAGGCGCTGCCGCAGAAGCTGTTGGTCCTGCACCAGTTCCAGGTGCGGATGATCATCGACCGCGAGCGGCTCGACCTGTCCCGCGACGAGCTGGCCGTGCTGGTGCACGCCGACGGGCAGGGCGGGCAGCCGGCCAAGCAGGGCACCTGGCAGGTGCTGCACAAGGACGCGCCGGAGGAGCTGTCCTGGGGGTGGAAGAACTTCATCGACGAGGACCTGCCGATGCTCACCCCCCAGCAGACCATCGAGCAGGTGCTGCCGACCCCGGAGCTCGTCACGTACCAGTAGCGGTCGCGCGGCCGTACGCCTTGGTTCCGTCGGTGCCCTCGGGCACCATCGGCCACCACGTCGACGACGACCGCGGGAGCCAGCCATGACCGGTGTGATCAGCGAACTGCCCGGGGTGGGCACGGCCGCGGAGCTGGAGCCGCGGCTGGCCGAGCACCGGCGGGAGCTGACCGGCTACTGCTACCGGATGCTCGGGTCGATCTTCGACGCGGAGGACGCCGTCCAGGAGACGATGCTGCGAGCCTGGCGGTCCCTCGACCGGCTCGAGGGCAGCGGTGCGCTGCGCTCCTGGCTCTACCGCATCGCCACCAACGTCTGCCTGGACGCGCTGGCCGGGCGCAAGCGGCGCGCGCTGCCGGTCGACATGTCCGCCGAGCCGTCCGCGCCGGTGCCGGCGTCGCTGGCCGGGGTGCTCGCCGACGGGGCGTGGGTGGAGCCCGCGCTCGACCGGCAGGTGCTGCCCTCCGGTGGCGGTGACCCGGCCGAGATCGCGGTGCAGCGGGACTCGGTGCGGCTGGCGTTCATCGCCGCGCTGCAGCACCTGCCGCCCCGCCAGCGGGCGGTGCTGATCCTGCGCGACGTGCTGCGCTGGCGGGCCGACGAGGTCGCGGCACTGCTGGGCACCTCGGTCGCGGCGGCCAACAGCGCGCTGCAGCGGGCCCGGGCCACCCTCGCGGCGCAGCAGGCCGGGCCGGCCGCCCCGCCGCGCGAGCTGGCCGAGGACCAGGCCGAGCTGCTGGCCCGCTACCTCGACGCGTTCGCCCGCTACGACATCGACGCCCTCGTGGCGCTGCTGCACGAGGACGCGGTGATGGACATGCCGCCCTTCGCCATGTGGCTGCGCAGCGCCGCCGACATCGCCACCTGGTTCGTCGGCCCGGGCGCGGGCTGCCGCGGCTCGCACGTCGTCCCGCTCCAGGTCAACGGCGACCCGGCCTTCGCGCAGTGGCGCCCCAGCGGCCCCGGCGGGCAGTTCGAGCCGTGGGCGGTGCACGCGCTGCAGTTCTCCGGCGGGCGGGTCACCCGGATGACGGCCTTCCTCGGCCCGCGGCTGTTCGAGGCCTTCGGCCTGCCGCTGCACCCGACGCCGGCGGACCGATGAGTCCTGCCGGTCCCGGTGGTCCCCACCCCATGACGACCACCACGGGCCCGCTCACCGACAGCCCGGCCTTCAGCGGCTTCTCCGTCGACGACCTGGACGCGGCACGTTCGTTCTACGAGGAGGTGCTGGGGCTGCGCACCAGCGTCGAGCCGGAGATGCGGGGTGTGGCCCACCTGCACCTGGCGGGTGGCCGCGACGTGCTCGTCTACGCGAAGGGGGCGGCGCACGCGCCCGCCTCGTACACGGTGCTCAACTTCCCCGTGCCCGACGTCGACGCGGCCGTGGCCGAGCTGACCGGGCGCGGCGTCCGGTTCCTGCAGTACGACCAGCCGCCCACCGACCCGACGGGCGTGATGCGCGCGGGCGGCCCGCTGATCGCCTGGTTCACCGACCCGGCAGGCAACGTCCTCTCCGTCATCGAGGCCCGCTGATGGGCCGGCTGCAGTACGCGGTGATCAGCTCCCTCGACGGGTACACCGTCGACGCCGACGGCCGGTTCGACTGGGCGGCGCCGGACGAGGAGCTGCACGCGTACGTCAACGACCTCGAGCGGCCGGTGGGCACCCACCTGTACGGCCGCCGCATGTACGAGACGCTCGCCGTCTGGCAGGACGTCGCCGGTCCGGGGCACGACCCGGTCGAGCTCGACTACGCCGAGGTCTGGCGGGCCGCGGACAAGGTCGTCTACTCGACGACGCTGGCGGCCGTCCGCACGCCGCGCACGCGGCTGGAGCGCGCGTTCGACCCCGCGGTGGTCGCCGCGCTCGTGGCCGGCTCCGAGCGGGACGTGGCCGTCGGCGGACCGGGGCTGGCCGCGTCCGCGCTGCGCGCCGGGCTGGTCGACGACCTCCACCAGTTCCTGCACCCGGTCGTGGTCGGCGGGGGCACCCGGGCACTGCCCGAGGGCGTGCGGCTGGACCTCGAGCTGGTCGGTGAGCGCCGCTTCGCCGGCGGCGTCGTGCACCTGCACCACCGCGTCCGCCGGTGAGGCACCCGCTCACGCCGGCAGAGCTCGGGGCCGTCCTCGCCCACGCGCTGGGCGGTGCCGCGGTCGGCGCGGTGACCCGGGAGCTCACCGAGGGCACCTTCAACGCCGCCCACGCCGTCGACCTCCTCGACGGGCGTCAGCTGGTGGTCAAGGTCGCGCCACCGCCGGGCACGCCGCTGCTGACCCACGAGCGGCACCTGCTGCGCACCGAGGCGATGTGCCTGCGCATGGTCGCCGAGCGCACCGACGTCCCCGTGCCCGAGCTGGTGTCCGCCGGCACGGACCCCCTCGGCCGGGAGCACCTGGTCACCTCGCTGCTCCCGGGCGCCTCCTGGTCGTCGCAGGCGGCGCGGCTCGACGACGCCACCCGCCGGGTGCTGCGCCGACAGGTCGGGCGGCACGTCGCGGAGCTGCACACGGTCACCGGGGAGGGCTCCTTCGGCTACCCGGGCCGGCCGGAGCTCTGTGCCCCGACGTGGCGGGGTGCCTTCGGGCGGATCGTCGACGCCGTCCTCGACGACGCCACCCGGTACGGCGTCGTCCTGCCCCTGCCGGCCGAGGAGGTCCGGGCGCGGGTGCACGCGGCGGCCGACGTCGCCCTGCGCGCGGTCACCACACCGGTGCTGGTGCACGCCGACCTGTGGGACGGCAACGTCTTCGTCGACCTGGACCGGCCCGACCCGCAGGTGAGCGGGTTCATCGACCACGAGCGGGCGCTCTGGGGCGACCCCGCCGCGGACCTGGTGTCCCTGGCCCTGCTGGCCGACGTCGCCGACGACGCCGACCTGCTGGCCGGCTACGCGGAGGCGGGTGGGCCGGTCGTGCTGGACGAGGCCACCCGGTACCGCTTGCACCTGTACCGCGCGCACCTGGCGCTGGTCATGGTCGTGGAGGCGGTGCCGCGGGGGACCGCCGGGCCGGAGCACGCCGGCTGGAACGACCGCGTGGCCCGGTGGCTGGCCGGTGAGCTGGCGGCGCTGGAGCGCACGTGAGCGGTGGAGCGGGTGACCGGGATCGAACCGGCATGGCCAGCTTGGAAGGCTGGGGCTCTACCATTGAGCTACACCCGCGGGGCACCCCTGGAGGTGCCTGCACAGCCTACCGGTCGCCCTCGGTGCCTAGACTCAGCGGCGGGCCACGGGGTGTAGCGCAGCTTGGTAGCGCACCCGCTTTGGGAGCGGGGGGCCGTGGGTTCGAATCCCGCCACCCCGACTCGCGTGAAGCGTCGTCGCCGACGTCTCTAGACTCGGTGGCGACCTGACGCCGCCGGCGTCAGGTCCCCGTCTGTCCCCCAAGAGGAGCGCTGCCCTGTGAAGAGCACCATCGAGAACCTGGGCCCGACCCGGGTCCGGCTCGCGATCGAGGTGCCGTGGAGCGACCTGGACCACGCTTTCGGTGAGGTCTACAAGGAGCTCGGCCGCCAGGTGCGCGTCCCCGGCTTCCGCCCCGGCAAGGTCCCGACCCGCGTGCTCGACCAGCGGATCGGGCGTCCCGTCGTCCTGGAGCAGGTCGTCCA belongs to Modestobacter sp. L9-4 and includes:
- a CDS encoding response regulator transcription factor, with the protein product MRVVLAEDSVLLREGLVRLLGEAGTEVVAAVGDGPHLVRAVVEHRPDVAVVDVRMPPTHTDEGLRAAVEARRLVPSTAVLVLSQYVEVAYADELLADGAGGVGYLLKDRVAQVEQFLSALDDVVAGGTVLDPQVVSQLFARRRRDDPVRSLSPREREVLGLIAEGHSNTAIARELVVTPGAVEKHTQHIFAKLGLAQDEDQHRRVLATLAYLRS
- a CDS encoding sensor histidine kinase; this encodes MTSPTARTGLRRRWRQVGVDTGYVLLGFPLALVAFLVVVVGLALGAGLLIIWIGLPVLVGTLFCARGLATLERRRLPAVLGRTLPRPVYRPVDPAQGLPQRMVAPLREPQYWLDALHAVLHLVVSVVSFAVVVTWCAGALGGLGYAGWGWALPEGPDSQELPELLGLGEGLTVRIVFNAVLGLVLLLTLPPVTRAMALLEAQLGRALLTSRAGTQAEIGRLSQGRDAAVAAEAVALRQLERDIHDGPQQRLVRLSMDLHRARRMIDTDPEGARATLTEAAEQTRETLEELRALSRGIAPPVLADRGLTAALTAIAARSPVAVDLAVSLPLGQRLPPVVENTAYFLVSEALANVAKHSAATLARVSVDLEDDRLRVEVEDDGAGGAVLAPGHGLAGLSDRLRAVDGVLTVDSPRGGPTRLIGEVPCR
- a CDS encoding sigma-70 family RNA polymerase sigma factor, translated to MTGVISELPGVGTAAELEPRLAEHRRELTGYCYRMLGSIFDAEDAVQETMLRAWRSLDRLEGSGALRSWLYRIATNVCLDALAGRKRRALPVDMSAEPSAPVPASLAGVLADGAWVEPALDRQVLPSGGGDPAEIAVQRDSVRLAFIAALQHLPPRQRAVLILRDVLRWRADEVAALLGTSVAAANSALQRARATLAAQQAGPAAPPRELAEDQAELLARYLDAFARYDIDALVALLHEDAVMDMPPFAMWLRSAADIATWFVGPGAGCRGSHVVPLQVNGDPAFAQWRPSGPGGQFEPWAVHALQFSGGRVTRMTAFLGPRLFEAFGLPLHPTPADR
- a CDS encoding VOC family protein, coding for MTTTTGPLTDSPAFSGFSVDDLDAARSFYEEVLGLRTSVEPEMRGVAHLHLAGGRDVLVYAKGAAHAPASYTVLNFPVPDVDAAVAELTGRGVRFLQYDQPPTDPTGVMRAGGPLIAWFTDPAGNVLSVIEAR
- a CDS encoding dihydrofolate reductase family protein — its product is MGRLQYAVISSLDGYTVDADGRFDWAAPDEELHAYVNDLERPVGTHLYGRRMYETLAVWQDVAGPGHDPVELDYAEVWRAADKVVYSTTLAAVRTPRTRLERAFDPAVVAALVAGSERDVAVGGPGLAASALRAGLVDDLHQFLHPVVVGGGTRALPEGVRLDLELVGERRFAGGVVHLHHRVRR
- a CDS encoding phosphotransferase family protein, whose product is MRHPLTPAELGAVLAHALGGAAVGAVTRELTEGTFNAAHAVDLLDGRQLVVKVAPPPGTPLLTHERHLLRTEAMCLRMVAERTDVPVPELVSAGTDPLGREHLVTSLLPGASWSSQAARLDDATRRVLRRQVGRHVAELHTVTGEGSFGYPGRPELCAPTWRGAFGRIVDAVLDDATRYGVVLPLPAEEVRARVHAAADVALRAVTTPVLVHADLWDGNVFVDLDRPDPQVSGFIDHERALWGDPAADLVSLALLADVADDADLLAGYAEAGGPVVLDEATRYRLHLYRAHLALVMVVEAVPRGTAGPEHAGWNDRVARWLAGELAALERT